The nucleotide sequence TCGCTCGGCGCTACGGTCGGTATCCGGTCGCCCACTCAGTGACACCAGTTGGCGGAAGGCACCGTACTGCCCAAGCCAGGGCCTGGACGGCAGAGCCACCACCCCACCCACCTGGTCACCGCCACGGGCACCCGGTAATGCACAAGGAGGTGCGCCCATGACCGATTCCTGTCCTCCCCCCTTCAACCGGCCCAAGGCCCACGAACGCTACGACGCCGTCAGCTACGCCCCCACCCCGGGCAACATCCCCGCCGCCCGCAGGCACGTCGCCCAACTCGCCGTCGACTGGGGCCATCCCGGCGCAGCCGGCGACGCGGCGCTACTCGCGAGCGAGCTGTGCACCAACGCTCTGCTGCACGGGCGCCTGCGGGACCGGCTGTTCCGCGTGGAGACGTCCCTGAACGGCAACGCGCTGCGCGTCGCCGTCACCGATCCGAGGGGTGAACGGCTGCCGGAGGCCCGCACAGCGGAGGACAGCGACCAGTCCGGGCGCGGGCTGCTCATCATCCGCGCCCTCGCCAGCCGCTGGGCCGTCGAGAAGCTCACCGTGGGCAAGAGGATCTGGGCGGAGCTGGACGTTCCGGGAGGAGCGGATGCGTAGGCTCCTCGGCCGTCTCCGAAGGTGCCGCGGCGGTACCTTGGCCGCACGGCGAAAGGGGATGCAGATGGCAGCCGAGTGGCAGAACGCGGTGACAGAGGCTCTGGAAGCCACGGGATTCAACAGCGTGGTCGTCCAGCGCAACGTCGACGGCATCGGGGCGGCCCTGCGAATCGACCACCGGGCCGACTTCTACGCGGAACTGGGCTCCCTCGCCGACTCCGCCCGCTTCGAGGCCTTCCTCAACCACTGGTGGACCCAGGCACTCGCCGACTCGGCGCCCGACGAGGACGCACGCGAGCGGGCAATCGAGTTCGCCGACGTGACCGTGTCCCTGTACGCGCGATCCGCAGGTGGACCCACATCCACCCAAGCCGAGATCGAAGCCCTCGTCGCCGGAGCGGAAGCCCCTTGAGCTACACGATCATCTGGGAGCGAGCCGCTTCCGAAGGCCTCAAGCGGCTCCGGGCGCGCGACGGCGGCGCCGTGAAGCCTCTCGTCCAAGCGATCAACGCACTCGCCCGGAATCCCGAGCCGGCCACGAGCGGCAAGCTCGGCAATACCAACCTGAGACGCCTGCGCGTCGGCGTCTACAGGGCCACGTACGAGATCGACGGTGACACCGTCTCCGTCAAGATCCTCATGGTCGGCAGCACAGCCGTTTGACCGACAGCGGAACAGGACAGGGCTATCCCTTCGCGCGACGAAGGGGCAGCCCTCTTCATTTCATGTTCCGCATGCCCAACACCAAGGCGATCCGACTGAATCACAAGCCGAACAGCCAGCGTCGGCGACTTCGTTACACGGCTACCGAGGCCCGCGTCCGCCGACTGACCATGCCGGACGGGACGCACTGGTTCCCGGCGGTGGATGTCTGCAAGCAGTTGGGCTACACCACGCCGCGAAAGGCTCTCCTCGACCATGTCCCAGAGAAGCATCGAGACATTCTTGAGACAGTGACTGGAGGTCACTGTCTCAGCATTCCAGCAGGTAGAGAGTGGTGCCGAGACCTTAACCTCACCGATCTCCAGGGGCTGATCCTTCTCGTCAGCGCCTGCACCGATCGGAATGTATCCCTTAAAAGTCGGTCGCCGAAGTGATCGAGACCGTGCGATGGATGGCCCCTACACTCTTGAGGAGGCTGAGGTAGAGCCCGCCGAGCCAACCCCCCTCGCCTACGCCATGCCCGAGCAGGTCGCCGAAGCCATCGTCCGGCTCGAAGAGCGCAACCTTCGGGCGAACGAGCAGTTTGCGTGGCATAGCACAAATCGCTGGCTGGATCGCAAGCCGAACAGCCGATCTTCCCTCGCAATGGGGAACATCGTTTATCTGGCTGGCATATTCGAATTCCTCCGCCCTACGTTCCGGGGCGGAGGTGGTTCACATGATCGAACCCAGCATGCACCAACCCGACCCGCGCACGCAGCAGGATGCGCTCGACGTCGGCGACTTCGTCTACGCGGCCACCGGAGCCCGCGTCCGCCGACTGACCATGCCTGACGGGACGCACTGGTTCCCGGCGGTGGATGTCTGCAAGCAGTTGGGACACACCAACTCTCGGCAGGCACTCTCCGACCATGTTCCAGAGGAGCACCGAGAGATTATTGAGACCGTAACTGGAGCTTACGGTCTCAGCATTCCCGCAGGTAGAGAGTGGCGTCGAGACCTGAATCTCATCGACCTCCAGGGGCTGATCCTTCTCGTCAGCGCCTGCACCAAAG is from Streptomyces sp. NBC_01314 and encodes:
- a CDS encoding ATP-binding protein, with amino-acid sequence MTDSCPPPFNRPKAHERYDAVSYAPTPGNIPAARRHVAQLAVDWGHPGAAGDAALLASELCTNALLHGRLRDRLFRVETSLNGNALRVAVTDPRGERLPEARTAEDSDQSGRGLLIIRALASRWAVEKLTVGKRIWAELDVPGGADA
- a CDS encoding type II toxin-antitoxin system RelE/ParE family toxin → MSYTIIWERAASEGLKRLRARDGGAVKPLVQAINALARNPEPATSGKLGNTNLRRLRVGVYRATYEIDGDTVSVKILMVGSTAV